CGTGGTGTTCGGAGGCGTTGGCGCCCTTGGCGATGGTCCGCGTCGTGACGCGCTGCTCCTGCGACTCGCCGGCGGACAGCAGCATCAGCGTGCGCAGCCCCAGGTCGGTGAAGCGGGTGAGCTGCATGACGCTGACGCTAGTAATTCCGCATTTTCGATGCGAGTTTTTCGCGTGTGCGGTTAAACACGCGATGACGTGCGGTTTTTAGACCTGCGGGTTCGCGCTGACAGCCGGTCAATACTCTTGCCGCATGGCTGAGCGCACGTCTGATCCCGACGCGAACGACCGCTTCTATTTCCGCCAACTGCTGTCGGGCCGCGACTTCGCGGCCACCGACCCGATCGCACAGCAGATGCGCAACTTCGCCTACTTCATCGGCGACCGGGAGACCGGCGAGGCCGTCATGGTCGACCCCGCCTACGCGGCCGACGAACTCGCCGCCGCGCTCGAGGCCGACGGCATGCAACTCGCGGGTGTGCTGGTCACCCACCACCACCCCGATCACGTGGGCGGGTCGATGATGGGCTTCACCCTCAAGGGCCTGGCCGAACTGCTCGAACACCGCACCGTGCCGGTGCACGTCAACACCCACGAGGCGGACTGGGTGTCGCGGGTGACCGGCATCGCACGTAGTGAGCTGACCGGCCACGAGCACGGCGACAGGATCAACGTCGGCGCGATCGACATCGAGTTGCTGCACACGCCCGGCCACACCCCGGGCAGCCAGTGCTTCCTGGTCGATGGGCGGCTCGTCGCCGGCGACACCCTGTTCCTGGAGGGTTGCGGCCGCACCGACTTTCCTGGCGGCAATGTCGACGACATGTTCCGCAGCCTGCAGGCGCTGGCGAAGCTGTCCGGCGACCCGATCGTCTTTCCCGGCCACTGGTACTCGGCCGAACCCAGCGCACCACTTGAAGAGGTCAAGCGCAGCAACTACGTGTACCGCGCGTCGAACCTCGACCAGTGGCGCATGTTGATTGGCGGGTAGCTGGGGCGGCTGTGGTCACCCTGTGCGGAATCCACCGTTCACAGCACGAAAAATATGGGCAATTGCCCCGCCCGAACAGCCTGTGGCCACGGATTTCGTTGTTTGCCCCGTTGCTGACGCAAGTATCCGCCGCAAGCGACGTTTCGAGTAGTGCAATACGCATGACACTGCGTGCTGCGTCCGGCAAACTGAATGTGCAAGGTGGTTGTCGGGTCGGCGGGGGTCGCCATGAAGAACATCGTGCTGTGCTTCGATCAGGCGGGTGAACATGACCGATCGGGCCCCGATACGAACACCAGGGCGCTGTTGCGTTTGCTGGGTGACGACGACCAACTGACCTGGTATCACTGCGGACGAAAGCTCCCGGCATACCGTCGCGTCACCGCCGTTGCCGAGGCGCGTGCGGCTGTCGTCGAGGCCTACAACTTCCTGCGTGACGCCTGGAAACCTGGTGATCGGATCTTCATCTTCGGTGGCGGCTCGGGCGGTCACCTGGCCGGTGAACTCACCAACCTGCTCGGCACGGTCGGTCTGGTGCCCGCGACGTTCGACGATCCGCTCGGCCTCGTCGATTACGCACTGGCGACCTATGTACTGCCCCGGACGCCGCGCACGGCCCAGGACTGGCGGCGCGTGAGCGCCGTGACCGCCGGACTGCTCGGCGACGGGACGTCGGCCGTGCCGGTGCGGTTCCTCGGGTTGTGGGATGCCACTCCCGTGCCCGGCACACACGGCGATCCGGGCCTGCTCGCGAACGTCGAGCACGGTCGCCATGCCGTCGCGATCGATGCGCCGCACCGCGTGCTGCACCATGGTGCGCGGCTCGAGGAGGTCTGGTTCCGCGGCACCCACTGCGATGTGACCGGTGGCCCCGGTGCACGTGCACGATTGTCCGAACTCACCCTGGACTGGGTGCTCGACGGCGCCGTCGCCGCGGGTTTGGCGGTACGCGAACGGGATTTCGCCCCGGGTGATGTCGAGGCACTGGCCGGATCGTCGCCGACGCACGGGATCCGGCGGCTGCCGCTCGACGCCAAGGTGCACGCGAGCGTCGAGCTCTATCTGCGCTCGCATCCGAAATACTGGCGCCGTTTCCCGGCCCGCGTCCAGTGGGCGGACACGGAATGGTCGGCGCGCGGTGAGAGGTTGGCGCCTGCGGTGCCGCACGCACCGGCAACCGTGGCGGCCGCGCGTGCTGAGCTGACTGCCATCGCTTCCTAGACAGAGTTTGCTGAGCGGGACCGGTGCCTGTCCCCCGTATCCGTGATATAAGCCCTTGGTGGGCATCTTTGACTCAATCGCGGATCGGGGGCGCGAGTTGGCTGGATTTGACCCGGGCGCATGGACTGCGCTCGCAGCGTGGGTGGCGATCGTCATCGTCGTCGTCGCTCTCATCTATGCGTGGCGTCAATACTTGAAGGCCAGAGAGCGTCGGAACGAGCTCACGCAACCCAATGTCTCGATGTTCATGGAGCCCAGCAGTTCCGACTGGCATCTCGTCGAACTCGTCGTCCGCAACTACGGCCGTCGACCCGCGTACGGGCTGCGGTTCGAGTTCGCCAATCCGCCGACGGTCGGGAAGTACGAGAGCTCCTACGACGACAATTTCGTCGACATCACACCGCTGAACCTGCCCGCCGAGATTCCCTACCTCGCGCCCTCGCAGGAGTGGCGGACCGTGTGGGATTCGGCGCTGGACCGCAAGCAACTCGGCGAGGCCATCGCGTCGCGGTTCGACGGCGCCATCACCTATTACGACGAGCCACCCGTGAACGGCAAACCCAGCGGCAACAAGTTCCGCAACACCGCGGTCCTCGATTGGGCGACCCTGCCACCGGTCGACCGCATGGAGCTGCTCACCACGCACGACCGCGCGCGCCAGGAGAAGCAGAAACTCGAACTGCTGCGTGGGCTGCTCGCGTATTACCAGTACGCGGCGAAGGAAACCGACGAACAGACCCTGCGTTCGGAGATCAACCGGATCAAGGCGCTGGGCAACGAGGTCCGCGAGCGGTGGCGCAGCCGCTACGAGGTCGTCGACGACGACGAAGATGACGACGACTTCGACGACGACGATCCCGCGACCGACCTGATCAACCCTCCGGTGCGGACCGGACGCCGCCACCGAGCCGACTGACGCGACACCTTCGCGAATGACGTCCGCCGCCCCGTAGCATCTGTCCAATGAGCAGCCTGGTGAGCTACGCGCTGAACGAGTCCGTCGCAACGGTGACGCTGGACGACGGGAAGGCGAACGCGCTGTCGCCGGACATGCAGGCCGCAATCAACGACGCGCTCGACCAGGCGTCGCTCGCCGCGGGTAGCGGTGAGGTGAAAGCCCTTGTCCTGGCTGGGAATTCGAAGGTGTTCAGCGGCGGCTTCGACCTCAGTGTGTTCGCCTCCGGCGACGCGGCCGCCGCACTCGGGATGCTCTCCGGTGGCTTCGAACTCGCCGTGCGCTGCCTGACGTTCCCGGTTCCGGTGATCATGGCCGCCACCGGTCCGGCGATCGCGATGGGATCGTTCCTGCTGCTCTCCGGCGATCATCGCGTCGGCTCGCCCAGGTCCCGCTGCCAGGCCAACGAGGTCGCGATCGGCATGACGCTGCCCATCGCCGCGATCGAGATCATGCGGATGCGGTTGACGCGCGCGGCATTTCAGCGGGCGATCAGTATGGCCGCCGTGTTCTCCGGCGACGCCGCGATCTCTGCCGGCTGGCTCGACGAGATCGTCGAGCCCGACGAGGTCCTGACGCGTGCCCGGCAGGTGGCCACCGAGGCTGCGGCGCTGCACACCAATGCCCACGTCGCCAGCAAGCTCAAGGCCCGCGCCGACGCCATCACGTCGATCCGCGCGGGCATCGACGGGTTGGCTGCCGAGTTCGGCGGGGCCTCGTAGTCTCCATTCGCCGAGTGTGCAATTCGTACGCCGCGCATCGTCTCCGCATCAAAGTGGTGTTGTTGTGCCCGGCTTTTAGCGACAATCCGCCGACTCCACGACGCCCGAGGCCCCCGACCAGCCGCCGCAACGCGTCGCCAACCAAGTCGCTCATTTGTCGCTAGAAATCGGGCGCACCAACAGCCTTTTGCACGCCGTCCCTTCGCGCACCGGGCCTTCACGCACCGAACCTGTCGCGCACCCTCACCGCCGCGCGTCCGTCGCACATCAGCAGCCGTACCTCCGAACGTCGCCGAACCCCTGGACCTCAGAAGCCCCACGCATCCCAGAACTCGTCGGACAACTCTTTACCTTCGCCTCGCCCGGCTTCTAGCGACATTCCCGCGACTTCTGCGCGCATCGCCAACACCCGTTGCCGAATTCGGTACTCCGTGGCGCGCGGAACGTAACCGATGCGATAGCTGTTGCGTCCGCCCTTGATCACCCGTCCTCGCCGCATCTCCCATCGCAGGGCGTCCGAGATCGTCTTGGACGGGCGCCCACCGACGTCGAACCCCTGCATCTCAAGGCACTCGATGAGCTCTCCGACCGTGAGGGGACTCTCCCGAGCCAGCCACCACGTCAACAGATAGCGCAGTTCGGTTCCGCGTACCCGCCGTAATCCTTCCATTGGCCGACGGTGGCACAACGGTCCGACAACCAGCGGTCTGTTCCGCGGAGTCGGTCATTTGTCGCTCGTAATCGGGCACACCGACAACCTGTTTCCGGCTCCGACACCGGCTCCCCGCGCACCACCGTTTCGCTCACGCGGAATGGAATCCAGATATATGTATGTGCTATGCATGTTTGATGCCGCGCTACAACGAACTCGACGAGCTCCTCGTGCGCGTACACACGGTCCGCCAACGGCCGGGATGGCGTCGCCGACTCATCGATGACACCGGAACCGTCCCCAGCCTCTCGACCCTGCGCGTGCTGCGCGCCGTCGAGCAGAAGGAGAAGACCGGGCAGGGCGCCTCGATCGGCGAAGTCGCCGAGTACATGGCCGTCGAGCATTCGACCGCGAGCCGCTCGGTGGGCAACGTCGTCGCCGCGGGCCTGCTCACCAAGACACTGTCCCCCGATGACCAGCGTCGCTGCGTGCTGGTCCTCACCGACACCGGCCGCAAGGCGTTGTCGGAGGTCACCGAACGACGCAGACAGATGGTCGCCGAGACGGTGGCCGAGTGGCCGGCCGAGGACGTCGACACGCTTGTCGACCTCCTCGAGCGGTTGGTCACCGATTTCGAGCGCGGGGTGTGTTCATGACGGCAGAGGTGACCACGCGGCCCCGCGGCGCATTGCGCCTCATGTTCGACCCGGTCTTCGGCGCGTTGTTCTGGGGCAAGATCTTCTCGGTCGTCGCGGTGTGGACGCACGGCATCGTCGCGGCGATCGTCATGTACGACGCCACGCGCTCTGCCGTCATGGTCGGCATGGTCGGCGTCGCCCAATTCCTCCCACAGCTCATCCTGAGCCCGACCAGCGGCAAATGGGCCGACGTCGGCAACCCGGCCCGGCAGATTCTGCTGGGCCGACTGTTGTGCATCGCGGGCTCCGGCTCTACCGCGGCATGGATGGCGCTGGCACCGGACCTGACGGGCAACGACGTCGCAGTACCGGTGCTGGTGGGTGCGACGCTCGTGGGCTTCGGGTTCGTCGTCGGCGGCCCGGCCATGCAATCGGTGGTGCCGAACCTGATCCGCGACGGCGAACTGCCAACCGCCATGGCGCTCAACAGCATGCCGATGACCGTCGGTCGCATCCTCGGCCCGCCGATCGGGGCGTACCTGGCCGCCCACCTGGGCGCGGCCGCGGGCTTCGCGATCAGCGCCGGCCTGCACGTCGTGTTCGCGGTCTTCCTGGTGCTCGTGACATTTCCGGCGCGACCGAAGCCCGACCCCGACGGCGACTACCGCGTGCGTGCGGCGCTGCGCTACGTGTGGCGGGATCGCCCACTGCTGCTGGCGCTGCTCGCGGTGACGACGGTCGGATTCGCCTCTGACCCGTCGATCACGCTGACCCCGTCAATGGCCGAGGACCTCGGCGGCGGCACCCAGTTGGTCGGTCTGTTGTCGTCATCATTCGGTGTCGGGGCGGCGCTCGGGATGGTGGTGTTGGCCGTGCTGCGTGGACGGATCGCATCGGAGCGCGTCTCGTCGATCGGCCTCTTCCTGCTGGCAGGCGGTTCGGCGTTGCTGGCGGCCGCCACCGTCGCACCGGTCGCGCTGATCGGTTTCGCCATCGCGGGCCTCGGCTTCGGCTGGTCGATGACCGGGTTGAGCACCGTCGTGCAGGAACGTGCGCCCGAAGAGCTGCGCGGCCGCATCATGGCGCTGTGGCTCGTGGGCTTCCTCGGATCGCGTCCGTTCGCGGCGGCCCTACTGGGCGGCGCGGCTGACCTGTTCAATGTGCGGGTGGCGTTTCTGGTCGCGGCCGCGGCGACGCTGGCGGTCGCTGTCGCGGCCCGGCCTGCGGCGTTGTCCGCACCGATCCCCGCGACTGTCTGACCCGATCTCTATCGTGTGTGTCGATGGCACTGCACCTGCATCGGGCCGAGCGCACCGATCTGCTCGCTGACGGACTCGCGGCGCTGCTGTCGGATCCCCTGCCCGACCCGTTCGCCACGGAGCTGGTGCTGGTCCCCGCCAAGGGGGTCGAACGCTGGTTGAGCCAGCGGCTGTCCAACCATCTCGGGGTGTGCGCGGCGGTCGAGTTTCGCAACCCGCGCTCGCTCATCGCGGAGCTGACCGGGACCGCCGATGACGATCCGTGGTCGCCCGACGCGATGGTGTGGCCGCTGCTCGCGGTGATCGACGCGAGTCTGGACGAGCCGTGGTGCGCGACGCTCGCGACGCATCTCGGGCATTTCGAGCTCGGCGAGGAGTACGAGTTGCGGCAGGGCCGCCGCTACGCCGTGGCGCGACGCCTGGCCGGACTGTTCGCGTCCTATGCACGGCAACGCCCGCACCTGCTGGTCGACTGGGTGGGCCTGCCCGGCGACCTGGCTTGGCAGAAGCCGCTGTGGGAAGCACTCTGCGATCGCATCGACGCCGACCCACCGCACATCCGGCACGCCGAAACCCTTGCGCGGCTGTATGAAACACCCACCGATCTGCCGCAGCGCCTGTCGTTGTTCGGACACACGCGCCTGCCGGTCACCGAGGTCGAACTGCTGACCGCGCTGGCGACGCATCACGACCTGCACCTGTGGCTTCCCCACCCCAGCGACGACCTGTGGCAGACACTG
This genomic window from Mycolicibacterium goodii contains:
- a CDS encoding MFS transporter yields the protein MTAEVTTRPRGALRLMFDPVFGALFWGKIFSVVAVWTHGIVAAIVMYDATRSAVMVGMVGVAQFLPQLILSPTSGKWADVGNPARQILLGRLLCIAGSGSTAAWMALAPDLTGNDVAVPVLVGATLVGFGFVVGGPAMQSVVPNLIRDGELPTAMALNSMPMTVGRILGPPIGAYLAAHLGAAAGFAISAGLHVVFAVFLVLVTFPARPKPDPDGDYRVRAALRYVWRDRPLLLALLAVTTVGFASDPSITLTPSMAEDLGGGTQLVGLLSSSFGVGAALGMVVLAVLRGRIASERVSSIGLFLLAGGSALLAAATVAPVALIGFAIAGLGFGWSMTGLSTVVQERAPEELRGRIMALWLVGFLGSRPFAAALLGGAADLFNVRVAFLVAAAATLAVAVAARPAALSAPIPATV
- a CDS encoding crotonase/enoyl-CoA hydratase family protein; the encoded protein is MSSLVSYALNESVATVTLDDGKANALSPDMQAAINDALDQASLAAGSGEVKALVLAGNSKVFSGGFDLSVFASGDAAAALGMLSGGFELAVRCLTFPVPVIMAATGPAIAMGSFLLLSGDHRVGSPRSRCQANEVAIGMTLPIAAIEIMRMRLTRAAFQRAISMAAVFSGDAAISAGWLDEIVEPDEVLTRARQVATEAAALHTNAHVASKLKARADAITSIRAGIDGLAAEFGGAS
- a CDS encoding phospholipase effector Tle1 domain-containing protein; translation: MKNIVLCFDQAGEHDRSGPDTNTRALLRLLGDDDQLTWYHCGRKLPAYRRVTAVAEARAAVVEAYNFLRDAWKPGDRIFIFGGGSGGHLAGELTNLLGTVGLVPATFDDPLGLVDYALATYVLPRTPRTAQDWRRVSAVTAGLLGDGTSAVPVRFLGLWDATPVPGTHGDPGLLANVEHGRHAVAIDAPHRVLHHGARLEEVWFRGTHCDVTGGPGARARLSELTLDWVLDGAVAAGLAVRERDFAPGDVEALAGSSPTHGIRRLPLDAKVHASVELYLRSHPKYWRRFPARVQWADTEWSARGERLAPAVPHAPATVAAARAELTAIAS
- a CDS encoding MarR family winged helix-turn-helix transcriptional regulator; this translates as MPRYNELDELLVRVHTVRQRPGWRRRLIDDTGTVPSLSTLRVLRAVEQKEKTGQGASIGEVAEYMAVEHSTASRSVGNVVAAGLLTKTLSPDDQRRCVLVLTDTGRKALSEVTERRRQMVAETVAEWPAEDVDTLVDLLERLVTDFERGVCS
- a CDS encoding MBL fold metallo-hydrolase, giving the protein MAERTSDPDANDRFYFRQLLSGRDFAATDPIAQQMRNFAYFIGDRETGEAVMVDPAYAADELAAALEADGMQLAGVLVTHHHPDHVGGSMMGFTLKGLAELLEHRTVPVHVNTHEADWVSRVTGIARSELTGHEHGDRINVGAIDIELLHTPGHTPGSQCFLVDGRLVAGDTLFLEGCGRTDFPGGNVDDMFRSLQALAKLSGDPIVFPGHWYSAEPSAPLEEVKRSNYVYRASNLDQWRMLIGG